One window of the Reyranella humidisoli genome contains the following:
- a CDS encoding benzoate-CoA ligase family protein: MALPSGISFSPAHSVELPTRFNVVVPFIDRHVGEGRGAKAAIRTAQETVSYSELAEQVNRAGNALLASGLAPGDRLLMVVKDCPAFFYLFWGAIKAGIVPVPPNTLLRAPDYAYMVEDSGCGLVVYSSEFTVEIVPALKQLGAKAPQSMTVDTFLAGMAKASSVLEPRLAAPEDDCFWLYSSGSTGRPKGAVHAQRDMVVTSELYGVRVLGIGENDISYSAAKLFFAYGLGNGMTFPLWVGGTAILDDRRPTPDTTFSNIETFKPTIYYGVPTLYAAQLAALETQKRDLSSLRACVSAGEALPGDMFRRWKEQTGTIILDGIGSTEALHIFIGNRLDDYRPGTSGKPVPGYEARILDENGDPVAKGESGRLWIKAESAARYYWNKPEKTAETMVNGWLNTGDTYREDEDGYFIYEGRSDDMLKVGGIWCSPVEIENCLIGHPAVLEAAVVGQTDEQSLIKPKAIVVLKQPGDAGAALTDALMAHCKRTLAPYKYPRWIEYVPELPKTATGKIQRFKLRG, from the coding sequence ATGGCGCTTCCGTCAGGCATTTCCTTCTCCCCGGCCCATTCGGTCGAACTGCCGACCCGCTTCAACGTGGTCGTCCCCTTCATCGACCGGCATGTCGGCGAAGGTCGCGGCGCAAAGGCGGCGATCCGCACGGCGCAGGAAACGGTGAGCTATTCGGAGCTGGCCGAGCAGGTGAACCGGGCGGGCAATGCGCTCCTCGCAAGCGGGCTGGCGCCCGGCGACCGGCTGCTCATGGTGGTGAAGGACTGCCCGGCCTTCTTCTATCTGTTCTGGGGGGCCATCAAGGCGGGCATCGTACCGGTACCCCCGAACACACTGCTGCGCGCGCCGGACTACGCCTACATGGTCGAGGATTCCGGCTGTGGTCTCGTCGTCTATTCCTCGGAATTCACGGTCGAGATCGTGCCGGCCCTCAAGCAGCTCGGCGCCAAGGCGCCCCAATCGATGACGGTCGACACCTTCCTTGCAGGGATGGCGAAGGCCTCTTCTGTCCTCGAACCCCGCCTCGCCGCGCCCGAGGACGACTGTTTCTGGCTCTACTCGTCCGGTTCGACCGGCCGCCCCAAGGGCGCCGTCCATGCGCAACGCGACATGGTCGTGACCAGCGAACTCTACGGCGTGCGCGTGCTGGGGATCGGCGAGAACGACATCAGCTACTCCGCCGCCAAGCTCTTCTTTGCCTATGGGCTGGGAAACGGCATGACGTTCCCGCTCTGGGTTGGCGGCACCGCCATTCTCGACGACCGGCGGCCGACGCCCGACACGACCTTCTCGAACATCGAGACCTTCAAGCCGACGATCTATTACGGCGTGCCGACCCTCTACGCCGCCCAGCTCGCGGCGCTGGAAACGCAGAAACGCGATCTCTCCTCCCTGCGCGCCTGCGTCTCGGCGGGCGAGGCGCTGCCCGGCGACATGTTCCGCCGCTGGAAGGAACAGACCGGCACGATCATTCTCGACGGCATCGGCTCGACCGAAGCGCTGCACATCTTCATCGGCAACCGGCTCGACGACTACCGGCCCGGCACCAGCGGTAAGCCGGTGCCGGGCTACGAGGCCCGCATCCTGGATGAGAACGGCGATCCCGTTGCCAAGGGCGAGAGCGGCCGGTTGTGGATCAAGGCGGAGTCGGCCGCCAGGTATTACTGGAACAAGCCCGAGAAGACGGCCGAGACGATGGTGAACGGCTGGCTGAACACCGGCGACACCTATCGCGAGGACGAGGACGGCTACTTCATCTACGAGGGTCGCAGCGACGACATGCTCAAGGTCGGCGGCATCTGGTGCTCACCCGTCGAAATCGAGAACTGCCTGATCGGGCATCCGGCCGTCCTCGAAGCCGCGGTGGTCGGCCAGACCGACGAACAGTCACTGATCAAGCCCAAGGCGATCGTCGTCCTGAAGCAGCCGGGCGACGCAGGCGCCGCCCTGACGGACGCCCTGATGGCGCACTGCAAGCGGACGCTCGCCCCCTACAAGTATCCAAGGTGGATCGAGTACGTCCCGGAACTGCCCAAGACCGCCACGGGCAAGATCCAGCGCTTCAAACTGCGCGGCTGA
- a CDS encoding HAD-IIB family hydrolase, producing MEPLKNCPRETLAAVRGVLTDIDDTVSTEGTLSAAAYGALETLKKAGLLVVPVTGRPAGWCDHIARFWHVDAVVGENGAFWMWHDHGQKRLRTRFIQSDSERAEGRARLERVREDVLREVPGAGIASDQPYRVADLAVDFREDVPPLSPADIQRIVEIFERHGAHAKVSSIHVNGWFGDYDKLTTSRAMMQELFGIDLAAERGNYVFAGDSPNDAPMFGWFTNAVGVANVADFADRLQHRPRWITVGRSGAGFVELAEALLAARR from the coding sequence ATGGAGCCTCTGAAGAACTGCCCCCGCGAGACGCTGGCCGCCGTGCGCGGCGTACTGACGGACATCGACGACACCGTCTCCACCGAAGGCACGTTGTCCGCCGCTGCCTATGGCGCCCTTGAAACCCTGAAGAAGGCCGGCTTGCTGGTCGTGCCGGTGACCGGCCGTCCGGCCGGCTGGTGCGACCACATCGCGCGCTTCTGGCACGTCGATGCCGTGGTCGGCGAAAATGGCGCTTTCTGGATGTGGCACGACCACGGGCAGAAGCGGCTGCGCACGCGCTTCATCCAGTCCGACTCCGAGCGCGCCGAAGGCAGGGCCAGGCTGGAGCGGGTGCGGGAGGACGTCCTGCGGGAGGTGCCGGGTGCCGGTATCGCGTCCGACCAGCCTTATCGCGTGGCCGACCTCGCCGTGGATTTCCGCGAAGACGTGCCGCCGCTGTCGCCTGCCGACATCCAGCGCATCGTGGAGATTTTCGAGCGCCACGGTGCCCATGCCAAGGTGAGTTCGATTCACGTCAACGGCTGGTTCGGCGACTACGACAAACTGACGACCAGCCGCGCGATGATGCAGGAACTGTTCGGTATCGACCTGGCGGCCGAACGCGGGAACTACGTCTTTGCGGGCGATTCGCCCAACGACGCACCGATGTTCGGCTGGTTCACCAACGCCGTCGGCGTGGCCAACGTCGCCGACTTCGCGGACCGCCTGCAACATCGGCCGCGCTGGATCACCGTGGGCCGATCGGGCGCGGGTTTCGTCGAACTCGCCGAGGCGCTGCTCGCGGCGCGACGGTAG
- a CDS encoding ABC transporter substrate-binding protein: MKNKLFGTATIAAAMAFGLPAVAQSPIKVGFVSTFSGPQAAIGEDMRRSVELAKEHLGGKMGGKPFEIIYEDDQFKPDVGKARSEKLVQQDKVNFISGYIWSNVLLASLKTVVDEGDTILISANAGPSAIAGELCNKNFFSTSWQNDQTPMAMGDYLNTKGVKSLYLVGPNYAAGKDMLAGVKRTYKGKIVSEDFTKWPDQLDFSAELTKIAAAKPDGIFIFYPGAHGVQFVKQWAQSGLNKTVPLYQVFSIDAITLPQQGDLALGTLGAQEWVNDLPGEANKKYVEDFKKKHGVYPSYYGAQSYDAIMLMASAADALKGDLSNKDKVRAEMKKANFKSVRGDFKFGNNNFPIQNFYIQEAVKDPQGMMTVKTIATAVKNAVDPFAEKCPMK, from the coding sequence ATGAAGAACAAATTGTTTGGCACCGCAACAATTGCGGCGGCAATGGCATTCGGCCTGCCGGCCGTGGCCCAGAGCCCGATCAAGGTCGGCTTCGTCAGCACGTTTTCGGGGCCGCAGGCCGCCATCGGCGAGGACATGCGCCGCTCGGTCGAGTTGGCCAAGGAGCATCTCGGCGGCAAGATGGGCGGCAAGCCCTTCGAGATCATCTACGAGGACGACCAGTTCAAGCCGGACGTCGGCAAGGCGCGCTCAGAGAAGCTCGTCCAGCAGGACAAGGTGAACTTCATCTCCGGCTACATCTGGTCGAACGTGCTGCTGGCCTCGCTCAAGACCGTCGTCGACGAGGGTGACACGATCCTGATCTCGGCCAATGCCGGCCCCTCGGCGATCGCGGGCGAACTCTGCAACAAGAACTTCTTCTCGACCTCGTGGCAGAACGACCAGACGCCGATGGCGATGGGCGACTATCTCAACACCAAGGGCGTGAAGAGCCTTTACCTGGTCGGTCCGAATTATGCCGCGGGCAAGGACATGCTCGCGGGCGTCAAGCGCACCTACAAGGGCAAGATCGTCAGCGAGGACTTCACCAAGTGGCCCGACCAGCTCGACTTCTCGGCCGAGCTGACCAAGATCGCCGCCGCCAAGCCGGATGGCATCTTCATCTTCTATCCCGGCGCGCACGGCGTTCAGTTCGTGAAGCAGTGGGCGCAGTCGGGCCTCAACAAGACCGTGCCGCTCTACCAGGTGTTCTCGATCGACGCGATCACGCTGCCGCAGCAGGGCGATCTGGCGCTCGGCACGCTGGGCGCGCAGGAGTGGGTCAACGACCTGCCGGGCGAGGCCAACAAGAAGTACGTCGAGGACTTCAAGAAGAAGCACGGCGTCTACCCGTCCTATTACGGCGCGCAGAGCTACGACGCGATCATGCTGATGGCCTCGGCCGCCGACGCGCTGAAGGGCGACCTGTCGAACAAGGACAAGGTCCGCGCCGAGATGAAGAAGGCCAACTTCAAGTCGGTCCGCGGCGACTTCAAGTTCGGCAACAACAACTTCCCGATCCAGAACTTCTACATCCAGGAAGCCGTCAAGGATCCGCAAGGCATGATGACGGTGAAGACCATCGCCACCGCCGTGAAGAACGCGGTCGATCCCTTCGCCGAAAAGTGCCCGATGAAGTGA